The Anastrepha ludens isolate Willacy chromosome 2, idAnaLude1.1, whole genome shotgun sequence genome contains a region encoding:
- the LOC128871938 gene encoding piggyBac transposable element-derived protein 4-like produces MSGSKIYTDEEIEKFLAMCDDENGLDDELDNSELESDAEIEQNESLGDASSSEESTDTDEDNIPLHLLRAKSNIIYFNKSILRGKNKHKWSTKKGKSYRYGLNVVHKARGPTRHCKNITDPLQCFQMFITPEIVEEIVQWTNIEIANRQSILLVTTDEAQRKATTSNEMSALIGLLVLTAVKKDQHLSADELFDRSYGGTTYISIMTKARFKFLMSCLRFDDKSARLQIVEDKFAPIRKIWEMFIQKCRENYTPGEYLTIDEQLLAFRGKCSFRMYIPNKPAKYGLKMVMICDSGTNYMVDAMPYLGKGSNKTTFPLGEYYVKELTKTVHGSNRNVTMDNWFSSIPLAKSLLCEPYKLTMVGTLRSNKREIPSEMKNIKGRKCNTSMFCYDNELTLLSYKPKPSKVIYLYHPVMRKEQ; encoded by the coding sequence ATGAGTGGCAGCAAAATTTATACTGacgaagaaattgaaaaatttcttgcaatGTGCGACGACGAGAATGGATTAGACGATGAGTTAGACAACAGCGAACTAGAATCTGATGCAGAAATCGAGCAAAACGAAAGCTTAGGGGATGCAAGTTCTTCAGAAGAATCAACCGACACAGATGAAGATAACATACCTTTACATTTATTGAGAGCCAagtcaaatataatttattttaataaatctatTTTGCGGGGCAAAAATAAACATAAGTGGTCAACAAAAAAGGGCAAATCTTATCGTTATGGTCTAAATGTAGTACATAAAGCTCGAGGACCAACACGCCATTGCAAAAATATAACAGACCCACTGCAATGCTTCCAAATGTTCATTACACCAGAGATCGTGGAGGAAATTGTTCAATGGACAAACATTGAGATTGCTAATCGGCAGTCCATCTTACTTGTAACTACAGATGAAGCTCAAAGGAAAGCAACTACTTCAAATGAAATGTCTGCCTTAATTGGACTCTTGGTACTAACAGCAGTCAAGAAAGATCAGCATCTGTCTGCAGATGAATTGTTTGACAGATCTTATGGTGGAACAACATATATTTCGATAATGACAAAAGCAAGGTTCAAATTTCTTATGTCATGTCTTCGATTCGACGATAAATCTGCACGCCTTCAAATAGTTGAAGACAAATTTGCCCCCATTAGAAAAATTTGGGAGATGTTCATTCAAAAGTGCCGTGAAAACTATACGCCTGGAGAATACCTTACGATTGACGAGCAACTACTGGCGTTCAGGGGAAAATGTAGCTTCCGGATGTACATTCCAAACAAGCCAGCAAAATATGGACTCAAAATGGTAATGATATGTGATAGCGGTACAAACTACATGGTTGATGCTATGCCGTATTTGGGAAAAGGATCAAACAAAACCACCTTTCCACTTGGTGAGTACTACGTAAAAGAGTTGACTAAAACTGTACATGGTTCAAATAGAAACGTTACAATGGATAACTGGTTTAGTTCGATTCCTCTTGCTAAATCACTGTTATGCGAACCATATAAGCTGACAATGGTTGGAACTCTACGTTCTAATAAGCGAGAGATTCcgagtgaaatgaaaaatataaaaggtcGTAAGTGTAATACGTCAATGTTTTGCTATGATAATGAGCTGACGCTTCTATCATATAAGCCGAAGCCGagtaaagtaatatatttatatcatCCTGTAATGAGGAAGGAGCAGTAA
- the LOC128855196 gene encoding E3 SUMO-protein ligase ZBED1-like, whose translation MFDVFANFVPSLSNCTWNESGFWCWQAVIEMERFVESSSGKVSKTSSKEVEEENPAKRTRYGQSAVWQFFNKSKDGSSAKCIQCGKTYITCGNTTNLAGHLKRMHAGLTVSELPKSSGSILSFIEKKYEASSARKKSLDSSLMHYICSDMRPFSVVENKGFRNFVSTLDPRYELPSRNKLRNTCMQDFYTNMKDKLHCILDRVDYCAITTDCWTSRANESYMTVTCHFINDNFELKAAVLSTKNLIDETNHTSQNIANSLREVLVEWQVIDKVSAIVTDNARNVVKACEILQKRNVPCFAHCINLIVQSCFPLENIKTIMGKCKSIVSFFKSSSIAYAKFKQAQEPMKPYSLKQECPTRWNSAFYMIERILATKSAIAKVLLDTPKAILPLSVDELSVLEDLKQVLSLFEDATVQTSSSSNVTVSLIIPLVSGLLHNLSEIKDRLETDDGRNVCNLLMEGIRQRLLPYEKRTVTRLSTLLDPRFKKEGFFFKYKLYRSRKIFRK comes from the exons ATGTTCGATGTTTTCGCAAATTTTGTACCATCACTTAGTAATTGCACGTGGAACGAAAGTG gctTTTGGTGTTGGCAGGCAGTGATTGAAATGGAGCGGTTTGTAGAAAGTTCTAGTGGCAAAG tttcaaAGACGAGCTCAAAGGAGGTGGAAGAAGAAAACCCAGCAAAAAGAACAAGGTACGGTCAGTCAGCTGTAtggcaattttttaacaaatcaaaggaTGGCAGTTCAGCTAAATGCATTCAGTGTGGAAAAACATATATAACATGTGGCAATACCACTAATTTGGCTGGACACCTGAAACGGATGCATGCAGGATTAACTGTTAGCGAGCTTCCGAAATCTTCAGGGTCTATTTTGtccttcattgaaaaaaaatacgaagCATCTTCCGCTAGGAAAAAGAGTCTTGATAGCTCACTAATGCACTATATATGCTCCGACATGCGACCGTTCTCAGTTGTTGAAAACAAAGGATTTCGTAATTTTGTCAGTACATTGGATCCTCGCTACGAGCTGCCTTCTCGTAACAAATTGAGAAACACATGCATGCAAGACTTTTACACAAATATGAAAGACAAATTACACTGTATTCTGGACCGAGTGGACTATTGCGCTATAACAACAGATTGCTGGACGTCACGGGCTAACGAAAGTTATATGACAGTCACTTGCCATTTCATCAATGACAACTTTGAGCTAAAAGCAGCTGTTTTGTCAACCAAAAATCTCATTGACGAAACCAACCACACGtcgcaaaatattgcaaattcttTGCGCGAAGTCCTTGTGGAATGGCAAGTTATTGACAAAGTCAGCGCAATTGTTACAGACAACGCGAGGAACGTTGTAAAAGCATGTGAGATTCTACAAAAGCGAAACGTGCCTTGCTTTGCTCATTGCATTAATTTAATTGTCCAAAGCTGTTTTCCCCTTGAAAATATTAAGACAATTATGGGAAAGTGCAAAAGCATAGTTTCGTTTTTCAAGAGCAGCTCAATAGCGTATGCAAAATTTAAGCAAGCCCAGGAACCAATGAAGCCATATAGTCTAAAACAGGAGTGCCCTACAAGGTGGAATAGTGCTTTCTACATGATTGAGCGCATTTTGGCCACAAAGTCAGCTATTGCTAAAGTCCTGTTAGATACTCCGAAAGCAATACTACCTCTATCAGTTGATGAGCTATCTGTTCTGGAAGATTTAAAGCAGGTTCTTTCACTATTCGAGGATGCGACGGTACAAACATCATCCAGCTCTAATGTAACAGTTTCGCTAATTATACCATTGGTTAGCGGACTTTTGCATAATTTGAGTGAAATCAAAGATCGACTAGAAACTGATGATGGCCGTAACGTATGCAACTTGCTAATGGAAGGCATACGGCAAAGACTACTgccatatgaaaaaagaactgtGACTCGTTTGTCGACATTACTGGATCCGCGTTTTAAAAAGgagggtttttttttcaaatacaaactCTATAGAAGccgaaaaatttttagaaaatga
- the LOC128855197 gene encoding uncharacterized protein LOC128855197 translates to MSTHDGAHNEDAYCPLPSSAGVEVTSHLLAQRLNATGPPAQTLLMGSHFIPSQAQTRQQQPHQALQQQYNEYFYNLYATQPGQPETYSVLPVGRGNFLKVYHCQENTANTGLSNESNALYRAQAQPTAPPHQFQHQPQPAFHMRQPQPQPPPPQFFNSYELFSSNTLMPTPDNQATLGRTEIKTTTMQVSQQAPIYMLNNHEEPILPQIATTSNTNMIINKLVNNWSPKVTDTPIQAPTVVLNSEPPLAVHELEIPKSGLVQNLTNDPELAEEPTQNSFAAEPIVSQALPVLPITRVPPIDMPSTENQNDPKEAATDVATTSPSATLPTPTTSSPINAVPEVKKRIVAEVKPMRMSYSDVLSKINNQQPSTTQSHNNKQSVGKNGKTPGPGPKFENNKGNSENGHGGAGLTRRPTSIGDEASIPGRQGKKSPTHENKENFQQLQNSSNSKNPKRSNNNSNGASIINGNNMSNTQQKQGSKSNQKPTTSEINATSSVNGISKNNSISNGKKRMNNKRNDLDTNKTEANVTKIQKPNAMNMEKEFNGYYNVTAKNSDVGERASRPTNNGFVPTSTSTNSSTTTNRKSNKSSSSLYGNSNASSFGTNQSRTRYSNANSNSSYSYSSKRSRNTNSSYSNTSAATSNRNYELAKKFLRAWLEYTIKILTWLFYLIYDIVVLGCSVGYDRLVHACECGIVYAQQLRKDFKQNSNKPSIWLKNYWRRFDARFKKNSCWALWRRFYQKKPPEPTTESMKTGRLPQTGEEAMYSLLNCKGKDAYSILGVPPDCSQEQIRKHYKKIAVLVHPDKNKQAGAEEAFKVLQRAFELIGEPEKRLAYDQSLAEALHAEKAWTELHDLLSQLQTKITEAANTIRCSTCGMRHPRRITDRPHYAARECASCKIRHSAREGDIWAETSMLGLRWRYLALMEGKVYDITEWANCQKGALSHLEPNSHMVQYRIVRGAQQQQQQQQQQQQQQQASTHSPHHQNPQQPGSHHERNSNGKFKRNVPPSEASLHEFLDNLYSGQHPNPANSSSAYTNPSRRRTRRN, encoded by the exons ATGTCCACGCATGATGGCGCTCACAACGAGGATGCATATTGTCCCTTGCCCTCGTCAGCTGGAGTTGAGGTCACATCGCATTTGCTGGCTCAACGTTTGAACGCCACAGGACCACCAGCGCAAACTCTCTTGATGGGCTCACATTTTATACCATCGCAAGCGCAGACACGCCAGCAACAGCCTCATCAGGCTCTCCAACAACAGTATAATGAATATTTCTACAATTTGTACGCAACGCAACCAGGACAGCCCGAAACATATTCAGTGTTACCAGTTGGACGAGGAAATTTTCTGAAAGTGTATCACTGCCAGGAAAATACAGCTAACACGGGTCTTTCAAACGAGAGCAATGCGTTATATCGTGCTCAAGCGCAACCAACAGCTCCCCCACACCAATTTCAACACCAACCGCAACCGGCGTTCCATATGCGACAACCACAACCTCAGCCTCCACCACCGCAGTTCTTCAACAGTTACGAGCTCTTTTCAAGCAATACTTTAATGCCGACGCCAGACAACCAAGCTACTCTGGGCCGTactgaaattaaaacaacaacaatgcaagtGTCCCAGCAGGCGCCTATATATATGTTGAATAACCATGAGGAGCCTATTTTGCCGCAAATCGCCACCACTTCAAACACTAATATGATTATAAATAAACTGGTTAATAATTGGTCACCCAAAGTAACTGATACACCAATTCAAGCGCCTACTGTAGTGTTGAATTCAGAACCTCCTCTAGCTGTGCATGAGCTAGAAATTCCTAAATCTGGACTTgttcaaaatttaaccaacGATCCTGAGCTCGCAGAAGAACCAACGCAAAATTCATTTGCTGCTGAGCCAATTGTGTCGCAAGCGTTGCCAGTATTGCCTATAACTCGAGTGCCGCCCATAGATATGCCATctactgaaaaccaaaatgacCCCAAAGAGGCAGCGACTGATGTCGCAACTACATCACCTAGTGCCACACTACCGACACCAACAACATCAAGTCCTATTAATGCTGTGCCTGAAGTGAAAAAACGTATTGTGGCCGAAGTAAAACCAATGCGAATGTCCTATTCAGATGTGCTGagtaaaataaataaccaaCAACCGTCTACTACACAATCGCACAACAATAAACAGTCAGTGGGAAAAAATGGGAAAACACCAGGGCCTGGACCGAAGTTTGAAAACAACAAGGGTAACTCGGAAAACGGTCATGGCGGAGCCGGTTTAACACGGAGGCCAACAAGTATTGGTGACGAGGCGAGCATCCCAGGGCGCCAAGGTAAAAAATCGCCAACGCATGAAAACAAAGAGAACTTTCAGCAGCTGCAGAATAGCAGTAATTCAAAAAATCCCAAACGttcaaacaacaacagcaatggcGCAAGCATTATCAATGGCAATAACATGAGCAATACTCAACAGAAGCAGGGGTCGAAAAGCAACCAAAAACCAACCACATCAGAAATCAATGCTACTAGCAGTGTTAAcggtattagtaaaaataacaGTATCTCGAATGGTAAAAAGCGCATGAACAACAAACGCAATGACTTGGACACTAACAAAACGGAGGCGAATGTAACAAagattcaaaaaccaaatgccATGAATATGGAAAAAGAATTCAATGGTTATTACAATGTCACAGCTAAAAATAGTGATGTCGGCGAACGTGCGTCCAGGCCAACTAATAATGGATTTGTTCCAACTTCCACTAGCACTAATTCGTCAACAACAACTAATCGCAAATCAAACAAATCCTCCTCTTCGCTATATGGCAATTCTAACGCTTCATCTTTCGGTACGAATCAGTCACGCACACGGTACAGCAATGCTAACTCAAATTCCTCCTATTCGTACTCGTCGAAACGCAGCCGGAATACTAATTCCTCCTATAGCAATACCTCGGCTGCAACATCGAATAGAAACTACGAATTAGCTAAAAAGTTTCTACGCGCCTGGCTGGAATATACCATAAAGATACTGACTTGGCTCTTCTATTTGATTTATGATATTGTGGTGCTCGGATGCAGTGTGGGCTACGACCGTTTGGTGCATGCATGCGAGTGTGGCATTGTGTATGCACAGCAATTGCGCAAGGACTTCAAACAGAACTCGAATAAACCAAGTATTTGGCTTAAAAACTATTGGCGACGATTTGATGCGCGTTTCAAAAAGAATTCATGCTGGGCTCTTTGGCGACGCTTCTATCAAAAGAAGCCACCCGAACCGACAACAGAAAGTATGAAAACTGGACGGCTGCCACAGACGGGCGAGGAGGCTATGTATTCGTTACTTAATTGTAAGGGAAAGGATGCTTATAG CATACTGGGGGTACCGCCTGATTGCTCACAGGAGCAGATACGTAAACACTATAAGAAAATTGCCGTATTAGTGCATCCAGACAAGAATAAACAAGCAGGTGCCGAAGAAGCTTTCAAAGTGCTCCAAAGAGCCTTTGAATTGATTGGAGAGCCG GAAAAACGTCTTGCCTACGACCAGAGTCTAGCTGAAGCCTTACACGCTGAAAAAGCGTGGACTGAGCTGCACGATTTGCTATCGcaattgcaaacaaaaataaccGAAGCTGCCAATACAATAAG GTGTAGTACTTGCGGTATGAGGCATCCTCGCCGAATTACGGATCGACCGCACTATGCCGCAAGGGAGTGCGCTTCGTGCAAAATTCGGCATTCAGCCAGAGAA GGCGATATTTGGGCGGAAACTAGCATGTTGGGGTTGCGATGGAGATATTTAGCGCTCATGGAGGGCAAAGTCTATGATATTACAGAATGGGCTAACTGCCAGAAAGGCGCACTTTCACACTTGGAGCCGAATTCTCACATGGTGCAATATCGTATTGTGCGGGGtgcgcagcaacaacagcagcaacagcaacaacaacagcagcagcagcaagctTCCACTCATTCACCACATCACCAAAATCCTCAGCAGCCTGGATCACATCATGAACGAAATAGCAATGGAAAATTCAAGCGTAATGTTCCGCCCAG CGAAGCATCATTACATGAGTTCCTCGATAATTTGTATAGCGGCCAACATCCAAATCCGGCAAATTCGTCATCGGCGTACACAAACCCTTCGCGTAGGCGTACACGCCGCAATTAA
- the LOC128871946 gene encoding uncharacterized protein LOC128871946, whose amino-acid sequence MALVDETSNRGKPVLDKWSEIEARLSRIVVDHVMANPEGQTPGFDSVEVVRGYRVIKCDDQFSLHFLTNVIGKIQNSWEGLKLKLIPASEIPRRPRARIWVPNMEFDANQLIPYLQAHNRSVPMTDWSIIKAEAPQRHSRSFLLLITEESLEPLEKVGNKLQFGIRKTQLKIFRPVNPEEEQDEVDGANELLTGMQLDDTESEKGNQ is encoded by the coding sequence ATGGCATTGGTAGACGAAACCTCTAACCGCGGAAAACCAGTGCTTGACAAATGGTCAGAGATTGAGGCACGGTTGTCTCGCATAGTCGTTGACCATGTCATGGCGAACCCGGAGGGCCAAACACCAGGTTTCGACTCGGTGGAGGTAGTCCGCGGTTACCGAGTCATTAAATGCGATGACCAATTCTCACTGCATTTCTTGACAAACGTGATTGGTAAAATCCAGAACAGCTGGGAAGGCTTGAAACTCAAGCTAATTCCGGCTAGCGAGATTCCACGaaggccgagggctcgcatctgggTACCAAACATGGAGTTTGATGCCAATCAACTAATCCCCTACCTTCAGGCGCATAATCGCTCGGTGCCGATGACCGATTGgtcgatcatcaaagcggaggctccgcaaagaCACAGTAGGTCATTCCTCCTTCTAATTACAGAAGAGAGTCTGGAACCACTGGAGAAAGTGGGAAACAAACTTCAGTTTGGGATCAGGAAGACccagctgaagatattccgtCCTGTAAACCCGGAAGAGGAGCAGGATGAGGTCGATGGTGCCAACGAACTGCTGACTGGCATGCAGCTAGATGACACCGAGTCCGAAAAAGGAAACCAATAA